The Mesorhizobium sp. AR02 genomic interval GGCCACGGCTCATGCAGTCTCGCCCCATTCCCAAGGGGACACATCGCATGACCGAAACAATCAAGACGGACGTTCTCATCGTCGGGGCAGGGCCGGTCGGCCTGTTCGCCGTGTTCGAACTCGGCCTGTTCGACATGAAGTGCCACCTGATCGATATCCTCGACCGGCCCGGCGGCCAATGCGCGGAACTCTATCCGGAAAAGCCGATCTACGACATTCCCGGCTGGCCTTCGATCTCGGCGCAGGGGCTGGTCGACAAGCTGCTCGAGCAGATCCATCCGTTCAAACCTGACTTCACCTATAACCGCATGGTCTCCAGCCTCGAAAAGCTGGAAGATGGCAGCTTTCGCGTTACCACCGACGAGAACGAGGTGTTCGAGGCCAAGGTGGTGGTCATCGCCGCCGGCGGCGGCTCGTTTCAGCCGAAACGTCCGCCGATCCCGGGCATCGAGCCCTATGAAGGCAAGAGCGTCTTCTATTCGGTGCGCCGGATGGAGGATTTTCGCGGCCACGACCTCGTCATCGTCGGTGGCGGTGACTCGGCGCTCGACTGGACGTTGAACCTGCAGCCGGTGGCAAAGAGCGTGACGCTGGTCCATCGGCGCCCTGAATTCCGCGCCGCGCCCGACAGCGTCAACAAGATGTATGCCATGCAGGAGATGAAGCAGCTGGAATTCAGGGTCGGCCAGGTGACCGGGCTGACCGGCGCCGACGGCCAGCTGTCATCGGCCACCATCAAGGGTGGTCCGGACGGTGATATCGAAGTGCCATGCACGCGCATGCTGCCCTTCTTCGGCCTGACCATGAAGCTCGGGCCGATCGCGGAATGGGGGCTCAATCTCCATGAGAACCTGATCCCGGTCGACACCGAGAAGTTCCAGTCGTCGGTGCCCGGCATTTTCGCGGTCGGTGACATCAACTCGTATCCGGGCAAGCTGAAACTGATCCTGTCGGGCTTCCATGAAGTGGCGCTGATGGCGCAGGCGGCCAAGCGCATCATCAGCCCCGGTGAACGCATCGTGTTCCAGTACACGACCTCGTCGACAAGCCTGCAGAAGAAGCTCGGCGTGGTGGGGTAAAAAGCGCTTCTATTCCGCGAGAACGGGCGCGACCGTCTCGTCGCGGCCACGCAGCGCCTTTTCCGGCATCAGCGTCATTGCGACAAGCCCCAGCACCAGGGTGATGCCGGCGGTGATGAAGATCATCACGAACGGCAACGCTGATGTCAGCTGAATGTGTGTCTGCGAGCCCTCGGCGGAGAGCGGCAGGCCATAGCCGAGCGCGA includes:
- a CDS encoding NAD(P)/FAD-dependent oxidoreductase, with product MTETIKTDVLIVGAGPVGLFAVFELGLFDMKCHLIDILDRPGGQCAELYPEKPIYDIPGWPSISAQGLVDKLLEQIHPFKPDFTYNRMVSSLEKLEDGSFRVTTDENEVFEAKVVVIAAGGGSFQPKRPPIPGIEPYEGKSVFYSVRRMEDFRGHDLVIVGGGDSALDWTLNLQPVAKSVTLVHRRPEFRAAPDSVNKMYAMQEMKQLEFRVGQVTGLTGADGQLSSATIKGGPDGDIEVPCTRMLPFFGLTMKLGPIAEWGLNLHENLIPVDTEKFQSSVPGIFAVGDINSYPGKLKLILSGFHEVALMAQAAKRIISPGERIVFQYTTSSTSLQKKLGVVG